The proteins below come from a single Acidimicrobiales bacterium genomic window:
- a CDS encoding ABC transporter ATP-binding protein, which translates to MTMVTPFAPPAGTSLAAHSEGARKVYGSGDTEVVALDSVDVWFEEGIFTAIMGPSGSGKSTLMHCMAGLDTLTAGSVHIGDVDLSTLSDKDLTLLRRERVGFIFQSFNLVPTLTAEENITLPTALAGARPDPDWYDMVVKTVGLGNRLKHRPTELSGGQQQRVAVARALASRPHIIFADEPTGNLDQTTGGEILDFMRRAVRELGQTIVMVTHDPVAASYSDRVIFLVDGAIEGVIQEPTTDGIIESMKHLGD; encoded by the coding sequence ATGACGATGGTCACACCGTTCGCGCCGCCCGCCGGCACGAGCCTCGCAGCCCATTCCGAAGGCGCCCGGAAGGTCTACGGCTCCGGGGACACCGAAGTCGTCGCGCTCGACAGCGTGGACGTCTGGTTCGAGGAAGGCATCTTCACGGCGATCATGGGGCCTTCCGGCTCCGGAAAGTCCACGCTGATGCACTGCATGGCGGGGCTCGACACCCTCACGGCGGGCTCGGTCCACATCGGCGACGTCGACCTGTCGACGCTGAGCGACAAGGACCTCACCCTCCTGCGACGCGAGCGCGTGGGCTTCATCTTCCAGTCCTTCAACCTCGTTCCGACTCTGACGGCCGAGGAGAACATCACCCTTCCGACCGCGCTCGCGGGCGCCCGTCCGGATCCCGACTGGTACGACATGGTCGTCAAGACGGTGGGCCTCGGGAACCGCCTGAAGCACCGGCCAACGGAGCTCTCGGGTGGCCAGCAGCAGCGCGTGGCCGTGGCCCGCGCCTTGGCGAGCCGGCCCCACATCATCTTCGCCGACGAGCCCACCGGGAACCTGGACCAGACCACCGGGGGCGAGATCCTGGACTTCATGCGCCGGGCGGTGCGTGAGCTGGGCCAGACCATCGTGATGGTGACCCACGATCCCGTGGCCGCCAGCTACAGCGACCGGGTCATCTTCCTCGTCGACGGCGCGATCGAGGGCGTGATCCAGGAGCCCACGACCGACGGGATCATCGAGTCGATGAAGCACCTCGGAGACTGA